Proteins from one Mus pahari chromosome 10, PAHARI_EIJ_v1.1, whole genome shotgun sequence genomic window:
- the Oaz2 gene encoding ornithine decarboxylase antizyme 2: protein GAPDAPHPLSKIPGGRGGGRDPSLSALIYKDEKLTVTQDLPVNDGKPHIVHFQYEVTEVKVSSWDAVLSSQSLFVEIPDGLLADGSKEGLLALLEFAEEKMKVNYVFICFRKGREDRGSRLA, encoded by the exons GGTGCTCCTGATGCCCCTCACCCACTGTCGAAGATCCCCGGTGGGCGAGGGGGCGGCAGGGatccttctctctcagctctAATATATAAG GACGAGAAGCTCACTGTAACCCAGGACCTCCCTGTGAACGATGGAAAACCTCACATCGTCCACTTCCAGTATGAGGTCACCGAGGTGAAGGTCTCTTCCTGGGATGCAGTCCTGTCTAGCCAGAGCCTGTTTGTAGAAATCCCAGATGGATTATTAGCTGATGGGAGCAAAGAAGG ATTATTAGCACTGCTAGAGTTTGCTGAGGAGAAGATGAAAGTGAACTACGTCTTCATCTGCTTCAGGAAGGGCCGGGAAGACAGAG